One genomic region from Thermoanaerobaculia bacterium encodes:
- a CDS encoding flap endonuclease, with protein MIVHLIDGTYELFRHFYGLRRFTKGEDRPLGAVAGAANTVLELIEKGATHVGVATDHVIESFRNRLWPGYKTGEGIERALRAQFEP; from the coding sequence GTGATCGTCCATCTCATCGACGGAACGTACGAGCTGTTCCGGCATTTCTACGGGCTCCGGCGCTTCACCAAAGGCGAAGACCGCCCGCTCGGGGCCGTCGCCGGCGCCGCGAACACCGTCCTCGAGCTGATCGAGAAGGGGGCGACGCACGTCGGAGTGGCGACCGATCACGTCATCGAGTCGTTTCGCAATCGCCTCTGGCCGGGGTACAAGACCGGCGAAGGGATCGAGCGGGCCCTCCGGGCCCAGTTCGAGCCGC
- a CDS encoding glucose 1-dehydrogenase, whose protein sequence is MGKLDGRNTVVTGGGSGIGAAIARRFAAEGASVVVADRREDAARAVAEEIGASAVSATADVSREDSMREMIDGALSRLGRLDVLVNNAGIGERAVPIEEKSAADWQRVIDTNLSSVFYGIKHAARVMKASGRGGVIVNVSSILGSVGFKGAPAYVAAKHGIQGLTKAAALELAPFGIRVVAVQPAFVHTPLVAAELEAAVLPLHPIGRIGEPEEVAALVTFLASDEAGFMTGAGYLIDGAYTAQ, encoded by the coding sequence ATGGGAAAGCTCGACGGAAGAAACACCGTCGTCACGGGAGGAGGCAGCGGCATCGGCGCCGCGATCGCCCGGCGGTTCGCCGCGGAGGGGGCCTCGGTCGTCGTCGCCGACCGCCGCGAGGATGCGGCGCGGGCCGTCGCGGAGGAGATCGGCGCCTCGGCCGTCTCCGCGACCGCCGACGTCTCCCGCGAGGACTCGATGCGGGAAATGATCGACGGCGCGCTCTCCCGGCTCGGGCGCCTCGACGTCCTCGTCAACAACGCGGGCATCGGAGAGCGGGCGGTCCCGATCGAGGAAAAGAGCGCGGCCGACTGGCAGCGGGTGATCGACACGAACCTGTCGTCGGTCTTCTACGGGATCAAGCATGCGGCGCGCGTCATGAAAGCGAGCGGCCGCGGCGGCGTGATCGTGAACGTGTCCTCGATTCTGGGGAGCGTCGGCTTCAAGGGCGCGCCGGCGTACGTCGCGGCCAAGCACGGGATCCAGGGGTTGACGAAGGCCGCCGCTCTCGAGCTCGCCCCGTTCGGAATCCGCGTCGTCGCGGTTCAGCCGGCCTTCGTTCATACGCCGCTCGTCGCCGCGGAACTGGAGGCCGCCGTGCTGCCGCTGCACCCGATCGGCCGGATCGGCGAGCCGGAGGAAGTCGCGGCGCTCGTGACGTTCCTGGCTTCCGACGAGGCGGGGTTCATGACCGGCGCGGGGTATCTGATCGACGGCGCCTACACCGCACAGTAG
- a CDS encoding TetR/AcrR family transcriptional regulator — protein MSAALREPKQARSVETCNRLLDAAEAIMEEKSFDDATIEDIVSRAGLTTGAFYARFRNKEALFRHLEDRMTSEFIAIFSEVTAGTGTAVRGGELLRRIIAVWASEYVRRRPVARALVLRSHTDVPIHRRLQNLNRLNHARTIRGLTRDNAIRHPNRAVAVDFAMLAARSVLREAILFREVWPGRPPLSVDALVRELTRMTLAYLGIDADSDGEAADGE, from the coding sequence ATGAGCGCGGCTCTTCGCGAACCCAAGCAGGCCCGGAGCGTCGAAACCTGCAACCGTCTCCTCGATGCGGCCGAAGCGATCATGGAGGAGAAGAGCTTCGACGACGCGACGATCGAGGACATCGTGAGCCGGGCCGGGCTGACGACGGGGGCTTTCTACGCCCGGTTTCGAAACAAGGAGGCCCTGTTCCGTCACCTGGAGGATCGCATGACGTCGGAGTTCATCGCGATCTTCTCGGAGGTGACGGCCGGGACCGGAACCGCGGTCCGCGGCGGCGAGCTCCTGCGGCGGATCATCGCCGTCTGGGCGAGCGAGTACGTTCGGCGCCGCCCGGTGGCGCGCGCTCTCGTCCTGCGGTCGCATACCGACGTCCCGATCCATCGTCGGCTGCAGAACCTGAACCGCCTGAACCACGCGCGAACGATTCGCGGTCTGACCCGGGACAATGCGATCCGCCATCCGAACCGGGCGGTCGCGGTCGATTTCGCGATGCTCGCGGCGCGCTCGGTGTTGCGGGAGGCGATCCTCTTCCGCGAGGTCTGGCCGGGCCGTCCGCCCCTCTCGGTGGATGCGCTCGTGCGTGAGCTCACCCGGATGACGCTCGCCTACCTCGGAATCGACGCCGATTCCGACGGCGAAGCGGCCGACGGCGAATGA
- a CDS encoding pentapeptide repeat-containing protein, whose protein sequence is MSNEVRIKLTDEQKAKIKEGTGKEMGEIRVGSLGNNPAVTAPSPEEFSGKSLSGKSLSGKSLSGKSLSGKSLSGKSLSGKSLSGKSLSGKSLSGKSLSGKSLSGKSLSGKSLSGKSLSGKSLSGKSLSGKSLSGKSLSGKSLSGKSLSGKSLSGKSLSGKSLSGKSV, encoded by the coding sequence GATCAAAGAAGGCACGGGCAAAGAGATGGGCGAGATCCGGGTCGGCAGCCTCGGCAACAACCCGGCGGTGACGGCGCCCTCCCCCGAGGAATTCTCGGGCAAGTCGCTCTCGGGCAAGAGCCTCTCCGGCAAGTCCCTTTCGGGCAAGTCGCTCTCCGGGAAGTCGCTCTCGGGTAAGAGCCTCTCGGGCAAGTCGCTCTCGGGCAAGAGCCTCTCCGGCAAGTCGCTCTCGGGCAAATCCCTCTCGGGCAAGTCGCTCTCGGGCAAGAGCCTGTCCGGCAAGTCGCTCTCGGGCAAGAGCCTCTCGGGCAAGTCCCTCTCCGGGAAGTCGCTCTCGGGCAAGAGCCTGTCTGGCAAGTCGCTCTCCGGGAAGTCGCTTTCGGGCAAGAGCCTCTCGGGCAAGTCGCTCTCCGGAAAGTCCCTGTCCGGAAAGTCGCTGTCCGGCAAGAGCGTCTAA